CTGTCGACGAGGTTGGCCCGCCCCGCGCGCAGCGACTTCACCTCGCTGCCGGTGAGCACGAGCCCCGCCTCGATCGTCTCCTCGATGAAGTAGTCGTGCCGCGCCCGGCGGTTCACGACCATCGGCGGTTGGGAAGACCCGGCCATGGACCGAGCCTTCTACCTCGCCTAGCGAACGACCGACAGCGCCCCGTGGGGGTTCTCGCCCCGCCGCATCTTGTTGTTGCCGTCGACGTACACGACCTTCGGCACGAGGTTCCGCGCCTCCTCCTCGTTCATGCCGGCGAAGGTCGCGATGATGAGCAGGTCGCCGCGCTGGACCTTGCGCGCCGCGGAGCCGTTCACGCAGATCGTCCCCGAGCTCGGCGGACCGGGAATGACGTAGGTCTGGAAGCGCTCCCCGTTGTTCACGTTCCACACGTGCACCTGCTCGTGCGGGAGGAAGTCCGCGGCATCCATGAGCACGGAGTCGACGGTGATGCTGCCTTCGTACGTGAGATCCGCATCGGTGACGGTGCAGCGATGAATCTTGGATTTCATCATGGTGCGGGTCATGAGCTTCTCCTCTCGAGCAGGCGATTGTCGATGAGACGGGTGGAACCGATCCAGACGGCGAGCGCGAGGAGCGCCCGGTGGTCGGCGTCGACGACGGGCGCGAGCGTGTCCGGGTCGACGAGCGCAACGTACTCGGCACGCGCGAGCGGCTCGCGCGCGAGCACGGCGGAGGCGGCATCGAGGATGGCCGTCGACGCACGCGCCCCGGAGGCGACCGCCGCCTCGGCCGCGGCGAGCGCCGACGAGAGACAACGCGCGGCGTCGCGTTCCGCCTCGTCGAGGTGGCGGTTGCGCGAGCTCATCGCGAGGCCGTCGGCCTCGCGCACGATGGGCGCCCCGAGCACGTCGACGTCGAGGAACAGGTCTCGCACCATCCGACGGATGAGCGCGAGCTGCTGATAGTCCTTCTCACCGAACACCGCTACGTCCGGCTGCACGATCGCGAGGAGCTTCCACACGACCGTCGTAACTCCGCGGAAGTGGCCCGGCCGGTGCGCCCCGCAGAGAGGCTGCGCGAGCTGCTCGACCGTCACGAAGGTCTGCGACTCCGCCGGGTAGATCTCGTGCACGTCGGGCGCGAACAGCACGTCGGCGCCGGCGCCGGCGAGAAGCGCGCCGTCCCGCTCGAGGTCGCGGGGGTAGCGGGCGAAGTCGTCGGCGCGATCGAACTGGACCGGATTCACGAAAACCGACGCCACCACCCGGTCGGCGTGTCGCCGCGCGAGCGCGACGAGCGAGAGGTGGCCGTCGTGGAGCGCCCCCATGGTGGGCACGAGCGCCACCTTGAGGCGGTCGCGTCCTCGCACCTCGCGGCTCCAGGCCTGCATCGCGCTCACCTGTTCGATCGCCCGCACATCCGATCCTTAGGCGCCGACGATCGTCCTAGCCGACGGCGCGCTTGCGGCGCGCCGGACGCGGACCGTTGCCGGCGGCTTCGCCGCCCTCGGCCCGCAGCAGGAACGAGTGCGCGTCGTCGGGGAAGGTGCCGGTCTGCACCTCGCGCACGTACTCGGCGACGGCCTCGTGCGAGGCCCGGCCGATCTCGGCGTAGCGCTTCACGAACTTCGGGGTGAAGCGGTCGAAGAGCCCGAGCAGATCGTGCAGGACCAGGATCTGGCCGTCGCAGTGCACGCCGGCGCCGATGCCGATCGTCGGGATCGTGAGGCGCATCGTGATCTCCTCGGCGAGGTCGAGCGGAATCCCCTCGAGCACGACGGCGAAGGCGCCCGCCTCCTCGACCGCGAGCGCGTCGGCCATCACGCGCTCGCGCTGTCCCGGACCGCGGCCCCGCCGGCGGCCCTGGACCTTGTGGCCGCCCATGCGGTGCACCGACTGCGGCGTGAGGCCGATGTGGGCCATGACCGGGATGTCGACTGCGGTGAGCGCGCAGATGGTGTCGGCCATGGGGATGCCGCCCTCGAGCTTCACGGCCTCACAGGCGCCTTCCTTCACGAGCCGCCCGGCGTTGCGGAGCGCCTCCTCGCGGCTCACCTGGTACGAGAGGAACGGCATGTCGCCGACGAGCAGCGCGCGCGTGCGGCCGCGCGCCACCATGCGGCAGTGGTAGATCACCTCGTCCATGGTGACCGGGAGCGTGGTGTCGAGCCCCTGCACCACCATGCCGAGCGTGTCGCCGACCAGGATGACGTCGACACCCGCCCGGTCGACGATCTGCGCGAACGGAAAATCGTAGGCCGTGAGCGCCGTGATCTTCGTTCCCGCCTCCTTCATGCGCTGGAGGTCGGGCACCGTCACCTTCCGTTCCATGAAAAAAGCCTCCCGAACCGATTCGGAAGGCTTCGTCTGCCGGCGAACTCCCGCCCACGCCTCTCCCGCGTGCCGCGATGGCCGCATCAATCAGGGATTGAAGTCGACCTCGCTTCAGGAGAAACGCGCTTGGCCCGGCGCGCGCTGCGTTCCGTCTCGGTCCCGTCTGTCGTTGGCTACCGGCCGGTAGCTACTGGGATCCAAGCGGTATGTATTGCTGCATTCCCTTCTTGGCGCTGCGGATCTCGCGGATCAGATCCTCGAGATCCCTACCCTGCTCGACGAAGTCGATGTCCGAGCAGTTGACGACCAGAACCGGCGCTTCGGAATACTCGTGAAAAAAGCTTCGGTACGCTTCGATCAGCCCTTCGAGATAGGCCTCGCTGATGCCCCGCTCGAAGTCGCGGTTTCGCTTCCGCAACCGTCGCTTCAATACCTCAGGCCGCGCCTCCAAGTAAATGACCTGGTCCGGAACGGGGATCGGGTCGCTCATGAGCGCCAGGACCTCCCTATAGAGGGCGAGCTCCGGCCCCTCGAGATTGAGCTCGGCAAAGAGGCGGTCCTTGGCAAAAAGGTAATCGACGACGAGCCCCCGGCCATCGCGCCCGGCCGTGAGCGCCCGCTGCTGCTGGTACCGATCGAGCAGGAATCGCAGCTGGGTCGCGAGCGCCGCCCGGCCGGGGTCGGCATAGAACCGCTCCAGGAACGGGTTGGCGTCGGGCCGCTCCTCGACCAGGGCGGAACCGAAGGCGTCGGCCAGACGCCGCGCGAGGCTGGTCTTCCCGACCCCGATCGGCCCTTCGACGACGATGTAGCGCTGCTCCACCACGTCCGGGCGGCCCCCTAGCACGCGGCCTCGCCGGGTGTCGAGAAAGTCGTCGGCGCGCGGCGGGCCGCGGGAGTGCCTGCGAATTGAGCCCCTGCAGCGGCGCTGCTAATCCCTCGCGATGCCCTCGCTTCGCGCCGCGGTCGCGCGCTGCTTCCTCGGTGGCCTTCCCGGAACGACCCTCGACCGCGACACCCGCCGCCTCCACGCCGAGGTGCCGTTCGCCGGCGTCACGCTCTTCCGCCACAACGCGAGCGATCCGGTATCGATGCGCGCGCTCGTCCGCGACCTCCACGCGCTCGATCAGGCGGCGCCGCCGCTCGTCGCGATCGACCACGAGGGCGGGCGCGTGCACCGCGTCGCGCCTCCGTTCACGCACTTCCCGGCGGCGGCCGCGATCGCGCCGCGCGGGCTCCGCGCCGTCCGCGCCGCCGCGACCGCCATGGCGCGCGAGCTCGCCGCGCTCCAGATCGACCTCACCTTCGCGCCGGTCCTCGACGTCGCGAGCAATCCCGCGAACCCCGTGATCGGCGATCGCGCCTTCGGCACGACGCCGGAATCAGCCGCGCGCGCCGCGCTCGCCGCCTTTCGCGCGACCCGCGCCGCCGGCCTCCTCACCTGCGGCAAGCACTTCCCCGGCCATGGCGACACCGCCGTCGACTCGCACCTCGAGCTCCCCATCGTCGCCCGCGATCGCCGCGGCCTCGGACGCGTGGAGCTGCCGCCGTTCCGCAACGCGATCCGCGCCGGCATCCCGATGCTGATGACGGCCCATGTGCGCTACCCGGCGCTCGACCCGACGCTGCCGGCGACGCTCTCCCCCCGGATCATCACCGGCCTGCTACGACGCCGACTCGGCTTCCGCGGCGTCATCGCCACCGACGACCTCGAGATGCGGGCGATCGCCGACCATTGGGGACCGGGCGAGACCGCGGTCCGCGCCCTCGAGGCCGGCTGCGACCTCCTCCTCTTCTGTCACCGCCAGGACTGGCTCTGCGAGGCCGTCGACGCCGTGGAGCGCGCCGTGAGCACGGGGCGCCTCGCCGAGACCCGCATCGCCGACGCGTTCCGCCGCGTCTCCCGCCTCATGCGGTGGCGCCGGAACCACACGCGGCGCGAACGGCTCGCGGTCGTCGGCTGCGCGGCGCACCGGCGGATCGCCGCCGATCTCCGCGCCGGCTGAGGTTGCTCAGCCTTTCTTGCTCTGGCGCTTCGCGCTCGACCGTGGGCGCGCCGCCGCCTCGCTCTTCGGCGCCTCGCCCTTCACGACACGCGGCAGGCTCTTGTTGAAGGGCGGGCGCGCGATCCCGCGCTCGGTGATGATCGCGGTGACCAGATCGTGCGGGGTCACGTCGAACGCCGGATTCGCGACCCGGATGCCCGACGGCGCGATCTGGCGATCGAAGATGTGCGTGACCTCGCGGCTCCCGCGCTCTTCGATCGGGATCTTGTCGCCGCGCGGGCATCCGAGATCGATCGAAGACGTCGGCGCCGCCACGTAGAACGGGATGCCGTGGCGGTGCGCGAGGACGGCGACGGTGTAGGTCCCGATCTTGTTGGCGACGTCGCCGTTGGCGGCCGTACGGTCGGTGCCGACGATGACGCAGTCGATCAGGCCCTCTTTCATCATGTGACCGACCATGTTGTCGGTGACGAGGGTCGCGGGGATGTGCTCCTTCTTGAGCTCCCACGCCGTAAGTCGGGCGCCCTGCAGGTACGGGCGCGTCTCACTGCAGTACACGCTGATGCGCTTGTCGGCCTCGACCGCC
Above is a genomic segment from Deltaproteobacteria bacterium containing:
- a CDS encoding aspartate 1-decarboxylase, whose translation is MTRTMMKSKIHRCTVTDADLTYEGSITVDSVLMDAADFLPHEQVHVWNVNNGERFQTYVIPGPPSSGTICVNGSAARKVQRGDLLIIATFAGMNEEEARNLVPKVVYVDGNNKMRRGENPHGALSVVR
- a CDS encoding pantoate--beta-alanine ligase translates to MRAIEQVSAMQAWSREVRGRDRLKVALVPTMGALHDGHLSLVALARRHADRVVASVFVNPVQFDRADDFARYPRDLERDGALLAGAGADVLFAPDVHEIYPAESQTFVTVEQLAQPLCGAHRPGHFRGVTTVVWKLLAIVQPDVAVFGEKDYQQLALIRRMVRDLFLDVDVLGAPIVREADGLAMSSRNRHLDEAERDAARCLSSALAAAEAAVASGARASTAILDAASAVLAREPLARAEYVALVDPDTLAPVVDADHRALLALAVWIGSTRLIDNRLLERRSS
- the panB gene encoding 3-methyl-2-oxobutanoate hydroxymethyltransferase, which produces MERKVTVPDLQRMKEAGTKITALTAYDFPFAQIVDRAGVDVILVGDTLGMVVQGLDTTLPVTMDEVIYHCRMVARGRTRALLVGDMPFLSYQVSREEALRNAGRLVKEGACEAVKLEGGIPMADTICALTAVDIPVMAHIGLTPQSVHRMGGHKVQGRRRGRGPGQRERVMADALAVEEAGAFAVVLEGIPLDLAEEITMRLTIPTIGIGAGVHCDGQILVLHDLLGLFDRFTPKFVKRYAEIGRASHEAVAEYVREVQTGTFPDDAHSFLLRAEGGEAAGNGPRPARRKRAVG
- a CDS encoding deoxynucleoside kinase, giving the protein MEQRYIVVEGPIGVGKTSLARRLADAFGSALVEERPDANPFLERFYADPGRAALATQLRFLLDRYQQQRALTAGRDGRGLVVDYLFAKDRLFAELNLEGPELALYREVLALMSDPIPVPDQVIYLEARPEVLKRRLRKRNRDFERGISEAYLEGLIEAYRSFFHEYSEAPVLVVNCSDIDFVEQGRDLEDLIREIRSAKKGMQQYIPLGSQ
- the nagZ gene encoding beta-N-acetylhexosaminidase — protein: MPSLRAAVARCFLGGLPGTTLDRDTRRLHAEVPFAGVTLFRHNASDPVSMRALVRDLHALDQAAPPLVAIDHEGGRVHRVAPPFTHFPAAAAIAPRGLRAVRAAATAMARELAALQIDLTFAPVLDVASNPANPVIGDRAFGTTPESAARAALAAFRATRAAGLLTCGKHFPGHGDTAVDSHLELPIVARDRRGLGRVELPPFRNAIRAGIPMLMTAHVRYPALDPTLPATLSPRIITGLLRRRLGFRGVIATDDLEMRAIADHWGPGETAVRALEAGCDLLLFCHRQDWLCEAVDAVERAVSTGRLAETRIADAFRRVSRLMRWRRNHTRRERLAVVGCAAHRRIAADLRAG
- the mtnA gene encoding S-methyl-5-thioribose-1-phosphate isomerase gives rise to the protein MPQAPRRTRVRTIEWTRGRVVMIDQRLLPVREVYRVYSNYREVARAIKDMVIRGAPAIGVAAAMGIALGVRTLKREELRREFDKICRTFAATRPTAVNLFWAIERMRRVYVQNETRDVETLRLMLEREARTIHEEDIAANRALGGHGAALIEDGSTILTHCNAGALATAGYGTALGVMRAAVEADKRISVYCSETRPYLQGARLTAWELKKEHIPATLVTDNMVGHMMKEGLIDCVIVGTDRTAANGDVANKIGTYTVAVLAHRHGIPFYVAAPTSSIDLGCPRGDKIPIEERGSREVTHIFDRQIAPSGIRVANPAFDVTPHDLVTAIITERGIARPPFNKSLPRVVKGEAPKSEAAARPRSSAKRQSKKG